The proteins below are encoded in one region of Apium graveolens cultivar Ventura chromosome 4, ASM990537v1, whole genome shotgun sequence:
- the LOC141719339 gene encoding UPF0481 protein At3g47200-like produces MVAVFNNELLSWYLLTLKLKETVEAGVSTPQASALYRSEQTYLLEHHEESFCTREADIFEPGPVPPVSEWVISINEKLEQARQEDMDGSWGQVSIYKVPQYLKGGNNKAYIPQIVSLGPYHHGKKRHRNMERHKWRSFYQILKRTNQDVKLYLDSMKELEQRTRACYEGNINLSSNEFVEMMVLDGCFILDLFRGAAEGFQQIGYSRNDPVFAMRGSMHSIQRDMIMLENQIPLFVLDRLLGLQLGHPGQKGLVARLALSFFDPLMPTDEPLTKSNRDKLESSEGYTNTFDPLSGQGLHCLDVFRYSLLRRGPSPKPRVWKKQWSHVCRVADKRRQQLTHCVTDLRESGVKFKKKKTDRFWDITFSNGLLQIPRLLIHDGTKSLFLNLIAFEQCHLDCGNEITSYVIFMNNMINSTADVGYLHYCGIIEHWLGSDYEVAELFNKLCQEVVFDINHSYHSRLSSEINKYHDHRWNAWQATLKHTYFNNPWAIISFIAAVVLLILTFAQTIYGVFSYYHPS; encoded by the coding sequence ATGGTAGCAGTTTTCAACAATGAACTCTTAAGTTGGTACTTACTTACCCTCAAACTTAAAGAAACTGTAGAAGCTGGAGTTTCAACACCGCAAGCTTCAGCACTATACCGATCAGAGCAGACCTACCTTCTTGAACATCACGAGGAGTCATTCTGTACACGTGAAGCAGACATTTTTGAACCAGGCCCTGTGCCACCGGTCTCTGAATGGGTGATCAGTATAAATGAAAAACTTGAACAAGCCCGGCAAGAAGATATGGATGGTTCCTGGGGCCAAGTGTCCATCTACAAAGTCCCTCAGTATTTAAAGGGAGGTAATAACAAAGCTTATATTCCACAAATTGTGTCACTGGGGCCTTATCACCATGGCAAGAAGCGTCATAGGAATATGGAGCGCCATAAGTGGCGCTCTTTTTATCAGATCTTGAAGCGTACCAATCAGGATGTTAAACTCTATCTTGATTCAATGAAGGAACTTGAACAAAGAACTCGGGCTTGTTACGAAGGGAACATCAACCTAAGTAGCAATGAGTTTGTTGAAATGATGGTGCTTGATGGATGTTTCATTCTTGACCTATTCCGTGGCGCTGCTGAGGGATTCCAGCAGATTGGCTACTCTCGAAATGATCCAGTGTTTGCTATGCGTGGATCAATGCATTCAATTCAGCGTGATATGATTATGCTTGAAAATCAAATTCCTCTCTTTGTTCTTGATCGGTTACTAGGCCTTCAGTTGGGTCATCCTGGTCAGAAAGGGCTGGTGGCAAGGCTCGCCCTTAGTTTTTTTGATCCATTGATGCCAACTGATGAGCCATTGACAAAGAGTAATAGGGACAAACTAGAATCATCAGAAGGATATACAAACACCTTTGACCCTTTATCAGGTCAAGGCCTTCATTGCCTGGATGTTTTCAGGTACAGTTTGCTGCGTCGAGGGCCTTCCCCTAAGCCACGGGTTTGGAAGAAGCAATGGTCACATGTTTGTCGAGTTGCAGATAAACGCAGGCAACAGTTGACACACTGCGTAACTGATTTAAGAGAGTCTGGAGTCAAGTTCAAGAAAAAGAAGACAGATCGCTTCTGGGACATCACATTCAGTAATGGCCTGCTTCAGATTCCTAGGCTCTTAATCCATGACGGGACCAAGTCACTTTTTCTAAACCTCATAGCATTTGAGCAATGTCATCTTGATTGCGGCAATGAAATAACATCATATGTGATCTTTATGAACAATATGATTAACTCGACTGCAGACGTTGGTTACCTCCATTACTGTGGGATCATTGAGCATTGGCTTGGTAGTGATTATGAAGTTGCTGAACTTTTCAATAAGCTTTGTCAAGAGGTGGTCTTCGATATCAACCACAGTTATCATTCACGCCTGTCGTCAGAGATAAACAAATATCATGACCACAGGTGGAACGCCTGGCAGGCAACCTTAAAGCATACCTATTTTAACAATCCCTGGGCAATCATCTCATTCATTGCAGCTGTGGTTCTGCTGATTCTTACTTTCGCGCAGACCATCTATGGCGTGTTCAGTTATTACCATCCAAGTTGA